One segment of Primulina tabacum isolate GXHZ01 chromosome 14, ASM2559414v2, whole genome shotgun sequence DNA contains the following:
- the LOC142525242 gene encoding 14-3-3 protein 7-like, with amino-acid sequence MSTENGREDMVYIAKLAEQAERYDEMVESMKKVAKLDVELSVDERNLLSVGYKNVIGARRASWRIMSSIEQKEEAKRNENNVKLIKDYRHKVEDELSEICYDILSVIDKHLIPSSGSAEATVFFYKMKGDYYRYLAEFKTDQERKDAAEQSLKGYEAASATANTDLPSTHPIRLGLALNFSVFYYEILNSPERACHLAKQAFDEAIAELDTLSEESYKDSTLIMQLLRDNLTLWTSDLPEDGGSGEENNKGEENNKGEESKAAAQPSEN; translated from the exons ATGTCGACGGAAAATGGGAGAGAGGATATGGTGTACATAGCTAAGCTCGCGGAACAGGCCGAGCGTTACGATG aaatGGTTGAAAGTATGAAAAAGGTTGCAAAACTAGATGTTGAGTTGTCAGTCGATGAGAGGAACCTACTTTCTGTTGGATACAAGAATGTAATTGGTGCACGCAGAGCTTCATGGCGCATCATGTCGTCGATTGAGCAGAAGGAAGAGGCCAAAAGAAATGAAAACAATGTGAAACTGATTAAAGATTACCGGCACAAGGTGGAGGATGAGCTATCCGAAATCTGCTATGATATTCTTTCAGTCATCGACAAGCATCTAATTCCCTCTTCTGGTTCAGCAGAAGCTACTGTATTCTTTTACAAGAT GAAAGGTGACTATTACCGCTACCTTGCTGAATTCAAGACTGATCAGGAAAGAAAAGACGCAGCTGAACAGTCACTCAAGGGCTATGAG GCAGCTTCAGCCACTGCAAATACAGATCTCCCATCCACCCACCCTATTCGCCTTGGTCTAGCTTTGAATTTCTCAGTGTTCTACTACGAAATCTTGAATTCCCCTGAGAG GGCTTGCCATTTGGCTAAACAAGCGTTTGATGAGGCAATTGCTGAGTTAGATACGTTGAGTGAAGAGTCTTACAAAGACAGCACCTTAATTATGCAGCTGTTGAGAGACAATCTCACTCTTTGGACCTCGGATTTGCCTGAAGATGGAG GGTCTGGTGAGGAGAACAACAAAGGTGAGGAGAACAACAAAGGTGAGGAATCCAAGGCAGCAGCACAACCGTCTGAG AATTAA
- the LOC142524446 gene encoding pentatricopeptide repeat-containing protein At1g26460, mitochondrial-like, translating to MAPMALIARSWPLIRRQNLRYITTSIHLHQDVQLAEPGPEPEPGPGPGPEPYTQPQTPLPPNPASGSPLYNENWRSPVPSASAADAAVIPISLGFLQNTSTSRMQSLSQSLDGQSLMNQFADWMTSQRWNEMKQLFEFWIRSLDKNGKPNKPDVKLYNHYLRANLMIGASAGELLDLVAQMDDYGIVPNAASYNLVFKTMKQAGEALAAEKLIERMLQTGIEYKESLPDDESYDLVIGMLLSNDQIDSAVKYIDLTLISGYMLSLNAFTDCVQSCARNARLDTLLSIIERCKEMDQNKSLCPPWVVCNYIADIAMRSDNSELTYYALEFIAKWIARGEKSRPETHLSINEGLVVSALGTATRTYNSRLLDGSWAVLKRSLRNKKLPGPETYLAKMYAHANLGNLQKAFSTLHEFESAYGNSKSTDGEDLFSPFQSLNPIVIACSKKGFETLDSVYYQLENLSRGNPPYKSIAAINCIILGCANIWDLDRAYQTFNAIDANFGLTPNIHSYNSLICAFGKLSKRDEAVKVFEHFVGLGMEPNMMTYSLLIDAHLIIRDPKAALTVIDDMVQAGFEPSKGILKKVRRRCIREMDYESDDKVESISRQFKIRMGTEGRRDLLFNLQYSTDYT from the exons ATGGCGCCAATGGCATTAATCGCCAGATCATGGCCGTTGATCAGACGGCAGAACTTGAGATACATTACTACCTCCATCCATCTCCACCAGGATGTTCAGCTGGCCGAGCCTGGGCCTGAGCCTGAGCCTGGGCCTGGGCCTGGGCCTGAGCCTTATACGCAGCCGCAAACGCCTCTGCCACCTAACCCGGCCTCTGGAAGCCCGCTATACAATGAGAACTGGAGGAGCCCTGTGCCCTCCGCATCCGCTGCCGATGCGGCGGTTATTCCGATCAGTTTAGGGTTTCTTCAAAATACCTCGACTTCGCGTATGCAATCTCTTTCTCAATCGCTGGACGGTCAAAGTTTGATGAATCAGTTCGCTGATTGGATGACCTCGCAGAGATGGAATGAAATGAAACAGCTTTTTGAGTTTTGGATTAGGTCTTTGGATAAGAATGGTAAGCCCAACAAGCCGGATGTGAAACTTTATAATCATTACTTGCGGGCGAATTTGATGATCGGCGCATCTGCTGGAGAGCTACTGGACCTTGTTGCGCAAATGGATGATTACGGGATCGTACCCAATGCCGCGTCGTATAATCTTGTATTCAAGACTATGAAACAGGCTGGTGAAGCGCTCGCGGCTGAGAAATTGATTGAGAG GATGCTCCAAACAGGAATAGAGTACAAAGAATCTCTACCTGATGATGAGTCTTATGACTTAGTCATTGGCATGCTTCTTTCAAATGACCAGATTGACTCTGCTGTGAAGTACATCGATCTGACCTTGATATCTGGATATATGCTGTCACTGAATGCATTCACGGACTGTGTGCAAAGCTGTGCTAGAAATGCCAGACTGGACACCTTGTTATCAATTATAGAGAGATGCAag GAAATGGATCAGAACAAGTCTTTGTGCCCTCCTTGGGTTGTCTGCAATTATATTGCTGATATAGCAATGCGATCAGATAACAGCGAATTAActtattatgctcttgaattcaTTGCTAAATGGATTGCTCGAGGGGAGAAATCACGGCCTGAGACCCATCTTTCTATAAATGAAGGATTAGTTGTCTCTGCTCTTGGAACTGCTACTAGAACTTACAATTCTAGACTCCTTGATGGTTCATGGGCTGTTCTAAAGCGCTCACTGCGTAACAAGAAGCTTCCTGGTCCTGAAACTTATCTTGCAAAAATGTATGCCCATGCTAATTTGGGGAATTTACAGAAGGCTTTCAGTACTCTGCATGAATTTGAGAGTGCTTATGGAAATTCTAAAAGCACAGATGGAGAAGACCTATTCTCCCCGTTTCAATCTTTGAATCCTATTGTAATAGCATGTTCCAAGAAAGGTTTCGAGACTTTGGATTCA GTTTATTATCAGCTGGAGAATTTAAGTCGAGGCAATCCACCGTACAAGTCTATTGCTGCCATCAATTGTATCATTCTTGGATGTGCTAATATATGGGATCTTGATCGTGCTTATCAGACCTTTAACGCAATTGATGCAAATTTTGGATTGACACCAAATATCCATTCATACAATTCCCTGATATGTGCCTTCGGAAAACTCAGCAAG AGGGATGAAGCTGTAAAAGTATTTGAACACTTTGTTGGATTGGGCATGGAACCAAATATGATGACATATAGTCTACTTATTGATGCTCATCTTATTATACGGGATCCTAAAGCTGCTCTCACCGTGATTGATGATATG GTACAAGCAGGATTTGAACCCTCAAAGGGAATACTAAAAAAGGTGCGTAGGCGATGCATTAGAGAGATGGACTACGAATCTGATGACAAGGTGGAATCAATAAGCAGGCAATTTAAAATTCGAATGGGTACAGAGGGTCGCAGGGACCTTCTGTTTAATCTTCAGTATAGTACAGATTACACATGA